One part of the Bdellovibrio sp. KM01 genome encodes these proteins:
- a CDS encoding TolC family protein codes for MTKIKMAAALTALLCAPTAALAESLSLADSLNLASGNSPQVKRAEAAKDEASWKKVEAYSQFLPRVTVGGTHLLDNKFMVEQMDFGGGPTSIELIQPYTIWSARAEWLVFDGLANYDRYSSMSYGATAAEKEADWAKFQINEETKAKFYKALAAVELEKVANQNVKTLEDHLDRAKAFRKSGAGTNFDVLRVEVQLNEAQSEKLNSEDNTILARQNLLMSLGVDDTGQSLTGVLPVPDAQKVASLNKPAKIERLDYQAMTDREISAHKAWLAAYKHWVPKFSVFGQADYYNNISKGLTDQDFNNAYSVGVNMTWNVFDGFASSAQAAQADARQVQARESVRQAKLKDTYDFDFWKRRYLYSAALYKAKTVDVQKAQESVRLATESFKAGTRTSSEVLDAELDLFRARAGLVNAQVSAAEAMISLELSLGKEL; via the coding sequence ATGACAAAGATTAAAATGGCAGCCGCTCTAACAGCTCTCTTATGCGCTCCCACGGCAGCGCTCGCTGAATCTCTTTCACTCGCGGATTCTCTTAATCTCGCATCTGGCAACTCTCCGCAGGTAAAACGCGCGGAAGCGGCCAAAGATGAGGCAAGTTGGAAAAAAGTTGAAGCATACTCTCAATTTCTTCCTCGTGTGACTGTCGGTGGAACCCATTTGCTCGACAACAAGTTCATGGTTGAGCAAATGGATTTCGGTGGTGGACCGACTTCCATTGAATTGATTCAACCTTATACAATCTGGTCAGCACGTGCCGAGTGGTTGGTGTTTGACGGACTTGCGAACTATGATCGCTACAGCTCCATGAGTTACGGAGCAACGGCCGCAGAAAAAGAAGCCGATTGGGCAAAATTTCAAATCAACGAAGAAACCAAAGCGAAATTTTATAAGGCTCTTGCCGCAGTCGAACTTGAAAAGGTGGCGAACCAAAACGTAAAAACTTTGGAAGACCACTTGGACCGTGCCAAAGCTTTCCGTAAAAGTGGAGCAGGTACAAACTTTGACGTTCTGCGTGTCGAAGTTCAGTTGAATGAGGCTCAATCTGAAAAATTAAATTCTGAAGATAACACAATCCTGGCTCGCCAAAATCTTTTGATGAGTTTGGGAGTGGATGATACGGGCCAATCACTGACAGGTGTGTTGCCAGTTCCTGATGCGCAAAAAGTTGCCAGCTTGAATAAGCCTGCGAAAATTGAACGTCTGGATTATCAAGCAATGACGGATCGTGAAATCTCTGCGCACAAAGCGTGGCTTGCCGCTTACAAACACTGGGTGCCAAAATTCTCGGTCTTCGGTCAAGCCGACTATTATAACAATATCAGTAAAGGTTTAACCGACCAGGATTTCAACAATGCTTATTCTGTCGGTGTGAACATGACTTGGAATGTATTCGACGGTTTCGCTTCGTCAGCGCAAGCGGCTCAAGCAGATGCTCGCCAAGTACAAGCCCGCGAAAGTGTTCGTCAGGCCAAACTGAAAGATACATATGATTTTGATTTCTGGAAGCGTCGTTATTTGTACTCAGCTGCCTTGTATAAAGCCAAAACCGTCGACGTACAAAAGGCGCAAGAAAGCGTTCGCTTGGCGACAGAGTCCTTCAAAGCGGGAACTCGCACGAGTTCTGAAGTTTTGGATGCGGAACTGGATTTGTTCAGAGCGCGCGCAGGACTCGTAAATGCACAGGTAAGTGCAGCAGAAGCAATGATTAGTTTAGAATTGTCCCTCGGGAAGGAACTGTAA
- a CDS encoding MarR family winged helix-turn-helix transcriptional regulator has translation MAKLFIQTIPSQEELQQNAKELCPTADIASLYSHLLFRKVATDLESKYDNFFARWNLSPGRYTLLVILRKAPAGLMPSEIAQKVGVTQATISGLINSLEKAQLVQRTTHEKDGRSFVIKLTDKGEGVLKEIAPEWYGGIGAFFGQFNDEEKKVLNSLLTRMTQNLGLLNMK, from the coding sequence ATGGCTAAGCTTTTCATCCAAACCATTCCGTCACAAGAAGAACTGCAACAGAATGCCAAAGAGTTGTGCCCAACCGCTGATATCGCTTCACTTTACTCTCACCTGCTCTTTAGAAAAGTCGCGACGGATCTTGAATCTAAATATGATAACTTCTTTGCACGTTGGAACTTATCCCCGGGCAGATACACACTATTAGTTATTCTTCGTAAAGCGCCTGCAGGTCTGATGCCTTCTGAGATTGCTCAGAAAGTCGGCGTAACTCAAGCAACGATTTCGGGTCTAATTAACAGTCTTGAGAAAGCACAGTTAGTGCAGCGAACGACTCATGAAAAAGATGGTCGCTCTTTCGTGATTAAACTGACTGATAAAGGTGAAGGCGTTCTGAAAGAAATCGCACCAGAGTGGTATGGCGGCATCGGAGCTTTCTTTGGTCAGTTCAATGATGAAGAAAAGAAAGTTCTCAACAGCCTTCTCACCCGAATGACCCAAAACCTAGGCCTGCTCAATATGAAATAA
- a CDS encoding HlyD family secretion protein, with product MTNIKNKKKQIMIGVGAALVVAGAVFGYYEWSHVSTDNAQIQAHTLMLSSKVPGIVVEVLVQENDPVKEGQVLARIDSQDYKNNVKQAEADLDGVKAKLHDAEANYKRMADLLRQNVVSRAQYDNAEAVFRELSKKVQAIQAQVSTAQLNASYTEIKAPTDGRIARKSVEPGMVIPPGQPLFGFVESRSRWVIANFKETEITHIEKGKYVKVEVDALPGQEFHGEVESLSPSTGAVFSLLPPDNATGNFTKVVQRVPVKIKLNDLTPKDIEKLQAGLSANVSVKVR from the coding sequence ATGACGAACATTAAGAATAAAAAGAAACAAATTATGATCGGTGTCGGAGCTGCTCTTGTAGTTGCGGGAGCGGTATTTGGATACTATGAGTGGTCCCACGTTTCTACTGACAATGCTCAGATTCAGGCTCACACCTTGATGCTCTCTTCGAAAGTTCCTGGAATCGTCGTGGAAGTGTTGGTTCAAGAAAATGATCCGGTGAAAGAAGGCCAGGTTCTGGCTCGTATCGATTCACAAGACTATAAAAACAATGTGAAGCAGGCCGAAGCCGACCTTGACGGTGTGAAGGCAAAACTTCACGATGCCGAAGCCAACTATAAACGTATGGCAGATCTTCTTCGTCAAAATGTGGTGTCTCGTGCACAGTATGATAATGCGGAAGCCGTGTTCCGCGAGTTGAGCAAAAAAGTTCAAGCCATTCAGGCGCAAGTTTCCACCGCTCAATTGAATGCAAGCTATACTGAAATCAAAGCTCCGACGGATGGTCGCATCGCGCGCAAATCTGTTGAGCCGGGCATGGTGATTCCTCCAGGACAGCCTTTGTTTGGTTTCGTGGAAAGCAGGTCACGTTGGGTGATCGCAAATTTTAAGGAAACTGAAATCACGCACATCGAAAAAGGCAAATACGTTAAAGTCGAAGTCGATGCGTTACCAGGTCAGGAATTTCATGGCGAAGTGGAAAGCCTAAGCCCCAGCACCGGTGCGGTGTTCTCTTTGCTTCCACCAGATAATGCCACGGGGAATTTCACGAAAGTGGTTCAACGTGTCCCGGTTAAGATCAAATTGAATGATCTGACACCGAAAGACATTGAAAAGCTGCAAGCAGGATTATCTGCCAACGTATCCGTAAAGGTTCGTTAA